From Pseudoalteromonas piratica:
GCGATTTAAAATCAGTGCCTTTATTAAAACAATTTGATGGTCTCGAAGTTATTCATGACAAACACGAAATGGCCGTTGAACACTTTGTAGAAGTGGTAATCAGCCACAGTAGTTCGCTGGTTGGGCAAACGCTCAAAGATGCGAATTTTCGTAAAGAATTTAAAGCTGCAGTAGTCGCGATCCGCCGCGGCCATAGTCGGTTAGAAGGTAGCTTTGCCAATATTCAATTACAAGCTGGCGACAGCCTTATTTTAGCGCCGAGCAGCGATTTCCAATCAAACAAAAAACTTAAGCGCGAATTTGTTTATATCTCAGGCCTCGACTTGCAGAGTCACCTTGATGAAAAACAGTCTCACTGTGTATTCGCGGGTTTTATTGCAGTAATTGGCCTGAGTATTTTTGATGTTGTGCCACTTGTTAAAGGTTTAATCGTTTTACTAATTGCCTTTATGTTATGGGGTGTCGTCTCAGTCAGCGAGGTAAAGCGTCGATTTCCTCTGGAACTGTTTGTCATAGTTGGTAGCGCAATTGGCCTTGCTAAATTGATGATCGATACCGGCGTGGCAACGCAAATCTCGGAGTTTGTGTTAAGTCTAGTTGGTCAGTTTGGTCCCTACACTGCTCTTGTGGTTATTTTCTTTTTGACCTTGCTTTGCACTGAATTAATTACTAATAACGCGGCAGCTGCACTCTCATTCCCTATCGCCTATTCTTTAGCGATTGGCTTTGGCGTCAGCCCTCTGCCCTTTATTATGGCGGTAGCATTTGGTGCATCTGCCAGCTTTATTTCGCCATTTGGCTATCAAACCAACCTGATGGTGTATAGCGCGGGCAATTACCAGATAAAAGATTACATCAAAGTGGGTGTGCCCATGTCGTTAGTATATTCAATTACTGCGTTGATCTTTATACCTATTGTTTTTCCATTTTAATTAACGGACTGTAGAACCCATTATGAGTGACGAAAATATTGTATGGCACAACTACCATGTAGAAAAATCAGCTCGCGTAAAGCAACAAGGCCATAAGCCATGCATTTTATGGTTCACAGGTTTATCCGGTTCAGGCAAAAGTACAGTTGCTAACGCCTTAGAAACGGCACTTCATGAGATGGGGGTTCACACCTACTTACTTGATGGTGATAATGTACGCCATGGGCTTTGCGGCGACCTTGGGTTTACTGATGAAGATCGTCAAGAGAATATTCGTCGCGTTGGTGAAGTCGCAAAATTAATGGTAGATGCAGGTCTTGTCGTTCTGAGTGCGTTTATTTCACCATTTCAAGCCGAACGTAAAATGGTACGTGAGCTAGTAGAAGACGGTGAGTTTATTGAAGTTTTCTTAGACACCCCGTTAGCTGTGTGTGAAACACGTGACCCGAAAGGGCTTTATAAAAAAGCGCGTGCCGGTGAAATTAAAAACTTTACAGGTATTGATTCAACCTATGAAGCACCAGAAAATGCTGAAATTATACTTGATACAGGCGCTAATTCAGTTGCTGATTCAGTAAACCAAATCATTGCTGCTTTGAAGCAACGCCAAATAATCTAAGTTATTTTTTCTCGACTTGTTGCAGCAAGTCGAGAAACTTCTTCTCAACAAAATCTTTTTCTTTAACCAAATGGGTTAAACGCTCTTCAGCTTGCAGTAACTTTTGCTGTAGTTTTTTTGCTTCTTCTGTATCGGGATTATCTGCGCCTTGCGCCATTAATTGTTGAATGACTTGATCTTGCTCTGCCATTTGTTTTTTATACTGCTGCAGGGCACGTTTAAGGTTATTATTTTCTTCCGTATTCGATGTGGCTGTGGGGTTTGCGCTCAATTGCACATATTCTCTTTCAAGTTGCTCAAATTGCTCAGTAATTTTTTTATTTTCTTTTGTTAACCTTTCCACAGTATCATACTGAGAATAAAGCTTTTCGCGGGTGATTTTGAGCTTTTTAACACTGGTATCCAAATCCCCTTTGAGCTTTTTAATCAATTTTTGTGCTTTGTGTAAACGTGCGTTTAAATCCTCCATGGACGCTTTTTCTTCTTTGCTGATATGATCTGAAGTGGAAGCTTTGATATTGGCAAGTTGACTCTCAAGCCCTTGTTGCACGCGAATTAAGGCATCGAGTGTATCGCGATTTTCTGCGCTGTAATTTAACGCCATTTCAATTGATTCTTGATATTCTGAAATAAGCTTATCATCGACAACCTGCGATCCTCCCCCCGCTTTATGGGCAAATTTTCGAAACTCTCGAATAATCAGCCACAAAATAACAAACCAACCAGCAAGAATCAGCAGACCAAGGTCGAGTGCTAATATTTCCAAAACTTTAAATGAGGTTAAGCCCGGGATATTCATAACTTCTCCAGCAAGACAACAAGTTAAGTATAGTCTTGATTATTTTTTGAGACTATACTGGTGATAATATCGACAAAAGTAAATGCATATTGTGAGAATACTTGTAGTAGACGATAGTAAGGCAACACTTGAAATTGTACGTCGCTCACTCGAAGGTTTCGGTTATCGCCACCTATCAATAAGAAAAACAAATAACCCTATCGATGCCCTTTCAATTATTGGGCAATGGCAACCGCATATCTTGCTTACTGATTGGAATATGCCGGAACTTAGCGGGATTGCTTTGATTAAAGCTATTCGCAAGAAAAAGCTGGACACTCAAATCGGCATGATCACAACAATTGAAGAACCACAGCAACTAGAGCAAGCACTGCAAGCTGGCGCTGACTTTGTTTTGAGTAAACCATTTGATGATGAGCAACTTTATGAAAAGCTTCTTCCTCTGGTGCAAGGAGTAGAGCAAAGTGAAATTATTCTCGATGAAATAGAAGAGCTTTCAGAAGGGCTAGCTCTGCCAAACCTTTCACAGTTAGAAAAAAGTTTAATCAAACTCACTTCGGCTGAGCTATCAATTAATACCATAAAGCCACAAATATTTGATGAATCTAAGTTGCCTTGCATTATGGCGGTGTTTGAAGACAGTGAAACACAAAAGGTACGTTCAGTAGCACTGCTAGATATTTATGCCGCATGCATCTTGGCAAAGAGTAACCCCAATGTAACTAATGGTCACATTCAACGTGTTATTAAATCTAAACGGCCAAGCAAATATGTGATGGAAACAAGCCAAGAAATATTGCAAAAAGCCGCGGTTGTCTTTCTTGATCACCAAAGTAGAAAAAGTTTACGGCTGAAGAATGCTAATTTTATCGATCAATCTTTTCCAAAACTCGAGAGTTTGTATAAAACATCAGCCAATAAGAGGCTAGATATTTCTTTGCAAATCCAACCATTGGCGCAAGGTCGCATTACCATTATAGGCTTTTAAAGCGTTGCAATTTGCAACGCAAAACCCAACTAGAAAATTAAAAGCATAAAAAATTCAATAGATTAAAGTAGGCTCATTTCTTGAATAATCCTATTACTCTCGGTAAGAAGGATAATTCATATGAAAAAACTAATTTGTAGCATGTTTTGTTTTCTACTTGCCGCATGTGGCGGTGGAGGTGCAAGCAATGAGCAACCACCAGCCCCTTCGCCGGTTGTCGTTCAATCAAATAAGCTTATCGATAACCCTGTCGATGAAAATGCAACGTTTGCCCAATTTAAGCAACATCAAGTGGAAATCGACCTAAAAGCATTATCTCTCACCGGTAACAACATTTACATCAAAGTGTATGTCGATGCAGAGCAAACCTTATACCTTGGCAAACTTCCAAGCCAAGAAGTTTTTTCTATTCATGTGCCCAATAATGTTGAAACAATCAAATACGATATCTTTTCAGATTTTGAGCATGACACTCAGTTGTCTGGGGAGGTTTCACTATGAAGCTATTTTATCTTTTTATTGCCCTTTATTGTTCAGCTGCTTTTAGTCTTGATTCGGTAAAATTAAAAGACACCATAAAGCAAGGGTATGGGTACATTGACTTATTTCGAGCACAGCAAAGTAAAAATAACCTTACAGCTTCCGATCTAGAATTTTTACGTGTGTCGAGTAGTGGGAATCTGGTATTTGCTGTTGATATTAATGAAGCGGCAAATGGTACAGAAAAAGCGTCGACCCAAGGAGTTACAGTTGATAGCGTGTCTTTAATTATTGTCCGTCAAGGTATTGAATCTCGCTATAGCCAGTTCTCAACACCCACTTCTAGCTTAGTGGCGAGAATAGGTGAAACCACTCGAGAATTTCACTACACCTTGATTGGTGAAACCGGGTCTTCTCGCATTACAGGGTCAGGGCTAAATGATATTACCGCAGCATTCGACAGCTTATTGACTGTTGAAGTGCCGGACTCTATTGAAAATGCCGATGAGGCTTACTTGGAAGTGCGTTTAATGCAAACGAACACCTCATTAGGTGATCCCGAAGCATTTTATGACTACACAGCAGGCTTTGAAGATCTTGCTTTGGTTAATCCTTCAGATGCACAGTTTCTTGCTGATTTATCGCCAGGTGTCGATGAAGCCCCTCTGGTTGTTGCACAATCTCAAGTAACTAATCCCGTTGATGCGTGGGTGTACTACCCGAGTAGCACATCTTATTACGTTGTTGCCTATGAAGACCAATATCCGAACCGTGGTGATTATGATTTTAATGATCTTGTTGTTGGTTACCGTGTCGGTTTCGGAATGACTGACACCCAAGTAACGTCAGTTATTGGTGTCGGGTATATGATTGCGCGAGGCGCTTCAGCGAATCATAATTGGCATCTGCACATTCCCTTTTCAGAACAGGTTTCAGGCAATGCACTCGTGAATTTGTTCAAACCAGATTCAACCGAGCAAATTGATGGTTACCCTCAGCTACAGTCTATTGAAAACCGCCTAAATCTTAAATTGTATGAAAATACCAAGCACCTAATGAAAGTAGAGGGTTCTGATTTCGCAAATACATTAGCATCACAAACACCGGTAAAAGGGCATAAATTCAGTTTTTCTTTTGACCTGGATAACCCAATTAGCTTTAGTGCAATCCCTGCAGCACCTTATGACCCATATTTACATGTACTTACTACGGGTTATGAGATTCATTTATCAGGGCATTTACCCCAGTTATCACATTCAACCAACAGCGGTGATGTATCTACTGACTTCAAAGATCAAGCTGGCTACCCTTACGCATTAGTTTTTCCTGATCAGTGGTTACCACCGCTCGAATACACCGATTTAGGCGATGCTTATGATAACTTTGTAGATTATACAATGCACAGTACACAAGAGTATGAAACTTGGTACAAAAACCCTAAACAAGGAAAAACGAAGTCTATCTCAAGTGCTTTTTGGAAATGGTAAATAAAAAGGCGCTTGATGCGCCTTTTTCAGTACCTAACTCGATTAGATTAGAACATCCAAGAGGTTGGGTTTTCAATTGGTTCGTTTTTGTCCAGTGCTTTAAGCCCTTTCACACAACGAACGATTAACCATACTAGGTAAAAAAGAAGAATTAGAAGACCAATTCCGACAACAGACAAAATACCGCCAATCACAGCATACAACAAGCCAATCCAGAATGTTCGGATTTGGAATTGATAGTGAGTTTGAACCCACTCAGGCGCATCTTTTCGATTTACATATGCCATAATCACAGCAATAAGACCTGTGATACCTAAAATTATACTCGCAAGGTAAAGCACATAGTTAATTTTAGCGCCATTTTTTGCCGACGCATCTTGCTTTTCGTTTGTTTCAACTACCTGGTCAGTCACCTTTTATCTCCTTATGATGAACTTATTTGTTGCCAGAATGCTTAATTTACAATCATCTTAAATTAATGCAATAAGATAATAACTGAGCGGAGGTGTTAGAGCTTAAATTCTAGTTGAATAAGAACCAAGAAATAGAAAAGCGACAATAAACTTTAAGTAAAATTTCAACAGTTTTTTAAACTGTATTTCAAGCTATCCGATGCTTTTTTAGGGCAATCTGTAACAAGTTATTTTTTTAGGTTATCTCTAAAAGTTTTAACTTTTTGACTACCTTTTACATTTATTATTATTTTCGATTGGATGACCGGCGATTAAAAAGTGTTCGCCGGATTAATTATTGTTATTTACGCAACAAAATAACCGGTAAACTTCAATTATATTTGAAAACAATGTAAATAGCGTGAATTTTAACCAGCCAATATAAACATACTTGCTTACACCGCATCATAGTTTTAAAACACAAAATAGAAAATCCTACGTTATCTTTTGCTTGCACTTTACTTTACGCCATTCAAAAGGACGCCAACATGAAAACGTTACTACTTACAGCAAGCATTGCATTACTTTCCTTCACCAGCACGCAAAGCGTTGCTCATAATATAACACCTGCTATTGTGAGTGCAGATTCTTCTGCAGACTCAAGTCTTTGCGTTGCAATAGCGAAAGATAAGCCATTACTTATTTTAAAGCGTTTAAAACAAGCTCGCCTTAATAAGCATCAAGCCAAAAAAGTATTACGTTGCAACGGCATGACAGCATCTGAGTTTGCATACAAGCACAATGCCTACAAAGCTATTGCTCGGTTGAACTTAGCCGAGGAGAAAGAACGATATGCTCACAATTCAAAGTAAATTATTTGTTAAATAATTGTACTTGATTTTGTAAAGCGTCATAGCTAATCTTAGTTAAGACATCCCAATCCAATAACCTAAAAGGCGAACAGATAATGTTTGCCTTTTGCTTTTTTAGCAAACCCAATTAGTGATAGCATACTAAGATACAGGATTAAGAACTCTCGCTATGCTTGATTTAAATACTCTTTACGTCGTTGGTGGCGTTGTTTTATTACTTTCTTGGTTTATCAGCTTTCAAGTGTGGCGTGAAAATAAAAATGTAGATGGTGCTTTTACCAATCTATTATTGCCAAGCTTAATGCTGATCGCGCTTATCAATTATTCGCTGTATCTCTACCGCATCGTCGATATTAAAGCAGGCATAGCGAGTTTAATTGTATTGATTTGCTCAATTCTCAGTATTCATGTACTGCAACGCTTCTTTGCTATTAACAGCAACATCATCAAACTCTTCAATCTAACGACCATTTGCTGCGTGATCATGTTTGCATGGTATACCTATGGCGAACCCGATATTCACAACCGCCTGGTTATCTTTAATTTTCAACGCTTTTTAGAAGGCGTGGTAATGCTCTGGGTTTTTGCCAGTATTGATACTTCAAATCATCGCTTTGCAAAACACATTTATTATTGCCACGCTGCTATTTTTATTATCATTTATCCTGTGCGAACTTATTATTTGGTGCCACTCGAAGCGACAGAAATTTTTAGTGATACCTGGTTTGCAATTGGCGCTATGGTGACGGGCATTTTGAGCCCGCTACTTTATGCCCTCGGCATGGCGTACTTATGTAGTGAACGTAAGGCCTTACACTTTTCAGAGTTAAAAGATAAAGCTCAGCAAGATGCTGAGCTCAGAGGGCTATTTTTATCTACGATGAGTCATGAAATTCGCACGCCGTTAAATGGCATTATGGGCAGCGCACAACTGATTTTAAATCAATCGCCCAATGCTAAGGTGAAGCCGTATTGTGAGGCTATTATCAACTCATCCGAATCACTTAATCTATTGATAGGCAAAGTGCTCGACTACGCAAGGTTAGAACAAAATACTGAATCAGGCACCGAAGAAGATATTGAACTAACCCCATGGTTAGAAAACCTGTGTCTGCTCTATCGACCGTTAGCACAACAAAAGCGTATTGATTTTCAGCTTAATAACCACCTGCAAAGTAAAGCATGTTATTACTTTGATCAGCAAAGTGTGAGGCAAGTCCTAATTAATTTACTTGGAAATGCCATTAAATTTACCGATAACGGCCAAGTTATCTTAACCATCGAAGTATTGGAAAAAGCGCCGCTTGAACATGTGTTGCGATTTACTGTTTCAGATTCAGGTCCCGGTATCGCAGCCTCAGAGATAGCGCAACTCAAAGAGCCTTATGTGCAAAGTGAAGCTGGTAAAGTTAAGGGTGGAACAGGACTAGGGTTAGCAATTAGTGAGCGCCTACTTAACAAAATGAACAGTGAGCTTACTATCGAAAGTACACTTGGCCAGGGTAGTCAGTTCAGCTTCGATATTCGCTTCAGTTTAGGCGAGTTGAGTTTAGTTGAGCAAAGTAAAGTCAGTGCTGACACGCTTACAGGGTTAAATGTTTTACTAGTAGAAGACTTACCACTTAACCAAAAGTTGGCGCTAGAGTTTATGGCAATGGATCAGCATGCTGTTACCCTCGCCAGCACCGGCCAAGAAGCAATCGACATGGTAAAAACCAATACCTTTGACCTGATTTTGCTGGATATGAATTTACCTGACTTCTCAGGACAAGATGTGGTCAAAAAGCTCGCCAATTCTCAACATAAAAACAGCCACACGCCTATTCTCGCTTTCACTGCGAGCTTGAGTCCTGATGAAGTTAAAGAATATTTAGCCCTCGGCATTAAAGATATTGTCGGAAAACCTATTCGCCTCGAAAAATTGCGCCAAGCAATCTTTAACTCGCAACAGCAAGCATATTCACAAAGCAACCAGCAAATAGATGATGTTCTATTTGATGCTTCTGCGGCTGATAGCTTGAGTGCTTCTTTCGCACAGGAAGAGTTCAATGCAATTTACGATGAGTTTATTATGTCGCTGCGTGATAAACTTGCTCGTTGCGAAAATAATTATGAAAAACAAACTGATGAAACAATTCGGATTTTGCATCGCTTAGCAAGCACCGCATTACAGTTAGGCTTTAACCGATTTGGTCTTGCACTCAAACAGTGTGAACGTGATTTACTAAATAATACGTTAACTTTTAATAGTGATTTGCTGAAAAAGTTATGGCAGGAAAGCCTTACCAGTTATTTAGAGTATGCACGCCAACAATTATAAAAAGGCATTCTGACATACCAAACCTATACCATTGATTTTATAGCTATAAATATAAAATAGATATAAAAACGAGTATTAAAGAGTTGATAGCGAAAAGCCTAAAAGTCACCCTAGCAAAACAATAACTTAAATAGATAAGACTATTACATGACGCGCACTGCCTTAACCACATTAGTGTTACTTTGTTTGCTGTTTACCAACTTGATATGTGCAAACACACTTTATAATGATGGTCCTTATCTGTTCTATAAAAATAACCACATAGAACAAATCGATATTCGCAAGAATACGAAACAGGTCTCAAAGTATGTCGGGCCCCTCACTATCCCCCAAACCTTTTCAGCTAATAAGGTAGATAGCTATGAGGATGTTGAAAAAATCGCTGCAATAAGTGATATCCATGGTCAATTTGGTATTTTTAAAACCTTATTAATCAACAATAAGGTGGTCGACCAACAACTCTATTGGTCATATGGCCGAGGCCATTTAATTATTACTGGTGATATTTTTGACCGCGGTGATACCGTAACAGAAGCGCTTTGGTTGATATACAAATTAGAACAACAAGCACTAGCAGCTGGAGGTAAGCTGCATTACTTACTAGGTAATCATGAGTATATGGTATTACGTGACGATCAGCGTTACCTTCATCCTAAATACCTTCATACTGTAACTCACTTTAATAATGATTTGCGCCAACAGTATAGTGAGCAAAGTATTCTAGGCCGTTGGTTAAGAAGTAAATCAACAATTATTAAGGTTAATGATTTCGTCTTTTTACATGGCGGGATTCATCAAGAGTTTATCGACCTAAATTTAAGTTTAGAGCAAGCAAATGCTGCATTTCGTAAAACTATCGGGCTGTCAAAAGAGGAAGTCAAAGCCAACTCAACATGGCGCTCATTGCACAGTAGCAATGGCCCAATTTGGTACCGTGGCTACTTTCGGGATCAAGACTTAGCGTTAGCACAAGTAGAATCAATATTAGCAAAATTAAATGCAACACAGGTGATTGTCGGACATACATCCATGCCAACAATAGAAACCCGTTTCAATGGTAAAGTCATCGCAATTGATAGCTCGATAAAACGCGGTGAAAAAGGCGAGTTGCTACTGTGGGAAAATGACAAGTTTAGCCGAGGAATGCTCTCTGGCGAGCAAAAGCCATTGCAATAAACTTGCGTGAAATTCTACTTATGGCAAGATGTTACATCACGGTAAAGGCTTTATATCGGCATATATCGTTATAAGAACACCCCGTATTATAAGAGTGAGAAAATGCGATTCGCTAGTTACAGTAAAATTAATAATCAAACATTGTTAACATGCAGCTTATTACTCGCCATAAACTCATCATTTATTCACGCCAACGAAAATAATGATTTATTTGACCTCTCACTCGAGCAATTAATTAATGTTGAAGTCTCTTCTGCTTCCCTTACCAAAGAGGCGTTAAGCGAAGCCCCGGTACCTGTCACTGTAATTACCGCCAATATGATAAAACAATCGGGGGCGCGTAATATTAAAGACTTATTGCTCGCCTATGTGCCGAATATGACACATGTGGAAGATCAAAATGAGCAAAACATTGCAGCAAGAGGCGTGTTTACTTCCTCACAGCAGAAAATTTTATTCTTAATTGATGGCCATCGTCTAAATAGCAGAAGCTATTCTATGGCTTCTCCAGATTACGCCATCAGCCTTGATAAAATTAAACAAATTGAAGTTTTACGTGGTCCTTCAAGTTCCATTTATGGCAATGTTGCACTAACAGCAACCGTTAATATTATTTTAAAGTCTGGTAGAGAGCTATCTCAGTCAAAATTAGCCATTACTGCAGGTAATCAAGGTCATAAACAAGCAAGCCTTACCTTTGGAAAAAGTGAAGCGCATTGGGATTTGCTGGCTTGGGCGCAATATTTTTCAGCTCAAGGCAGCAATAAAAACATAGCGCCGAAAGCGAACTACTCACCACAACCTCGCGAAGATGGCTTTGCGCGAATTGGCGCATTTGAAGATAACGCGAGTTATGATATTGGCGCAAAACTCACCTATCAAAACTGGCATTTTTTCGCCAATACTCGGAGCGCTCACTACATAGAACCTTTTTCAGCTGGCGGGATCAGCGGTGAAGCATACAATTATAACACCATCCGAAAACATGCTGGTACAGGACCAGGCTTAGGTTATAAAGCCAGCCACCTTAATATCTCTCATATAGATACGCTCGCTGATTGGCAGTGGCATCAAGAAATGTATTTTGATGAAAACGAAATTGACTCGGTCGTTGTGACGTCTCCTGCAATAGATCAAGCGGCCAGCGTAGGTTGGCAAGAATATTCATCTGGCCTTCTAACTCATCTGAGTAAGCGCATTGATAAGTTCGACTACCTTTTTGGAATGCAGTTTGATCATATGAGAGTGACTGACTCTCATTTTGCCGTGACTTTACGTGGCAGTGATTATGTATCAGCTGATCAGCAAGTGCCTTTAATAAACACCGGCAGTGAGTCTATTTATTCTGCATTTGCGCAAGTTAAGTACAGCTTTTCACAGCATTGGCTGGCAAATATTGGCGCCCGTTTCGATCAAAAAAGCCGCGCCGGTAGCGATAACATTAATGATTTAAGTCCTCGCCTTGCAATTATATACCAAGGAGAAGACGGTTATAATTTTAAAGCATCTTATGCAACCTCATTTGTAGATGCCACTTATTGGAATCGTTTTAGTACCTTAAACTCATTCCGAGGCGCACAAACTCTTAAACCTGAAAAGCTCTCATCACTGCAGTTCACACCAAGTATTAAACTTGCTGAACACCAATTTTACGGCGCCGTAAACCTGTTTTATAACCAACTGGATGACTTTATTTTCCGTGACAATAATGCTGGCGTAGATGAACCGAATTACTCTAATGCAGGTGAATTAACGACCTGGGGCATTGAATTAGAGTCTCGATTAAGCAAGCGAAATATGACTTGGCATGCAACAGTCGGTTATCAAGCAGTCATTGATTCTGAACGTTTTGCCACAACAGGCGACGAAATCAATAATGTACCCAGCTTGACTGCCAACTTAATCACTAGCTGGCAAGTAAATGATAACGCAGATGCCAGTCTTACTGTGCGCTTTATTAGTGAACAGCAATTGCCAATACATATCATCTCAAATGGGCAAGAAATTATCGATCCTTACCCAGATGAAGGCGTCAGTTTTAATGAGCCAGATAACACTGTGGACGATGTAATTTTAATTGATACAGCAATTAACTATAAGGTTTTTGATAACTTTTCCATATCTCTCACTGCGCACAATCTATTAGATGCTGACTACCAACAAGGTGGCACTACGTTACATCCTTATCCACAAGCAGGTCGGAATGTTCGCGCAACCTTGAGCTATTTATTTTAGCCGCCATCACCGGCTGAAGCAGACCCTGATACAGCAATTGCAGCAGCTGTTGTGGCAGTAACGGCTGCAGTTTCAGCAACAGTTCCAGAAACAGCGCTATTAGCAAAAGAAGCATTTTGGCTTCCTACATCAATAATGCACGTGCCATAACCCAACCCTTTTAATGGATTCGTCCATACTTGTTCACCCGTTGCTTTGTCTAAACAAAATAAGTGCCCCGATGACGCAGCATAGACACGGTTGTGATCACTGCTAACCACAGTAATGCTGCTCGACTTCAGTTTTGTGCGCCATACTTCATTGCCATCTTCTTTGTTAATTGCAATGACATAACCACTCATACCTAATATTAAATAATTCATTAATCATTTCCTTTTTGACACTGGCGAAACAGTAATTATCAGGATTCATGCTATTAGCCTGCGTCTTTTTTAACAAAAAGCCAATACCGCCCAACACCGTTATTACCCTCTTATCATTAAATCTGTTATTTCAGTGCAAAAAACGTTAGATTGAAGCCAATTCAATAGGAGAGCTAGTTATGGAACAATTTGATATTACAATAATAATTGGCCTTGCCGTGGTTTTTATCCTGGTCATGCTAGGCATAAAAATGGTGCCGCAAGGTTTTAACTACACAGTAGAGCGTTTTGGGAAATATA
This genomic window contains:
- a CDS encoding metallophosphoesterase encodes the protein MTRTALTTLVLLCLLFTNLICANTLYNDGPYLFYKNNHIEQIDIRKNTKQVSKYVGPLTIPQTFSANKVDSYEDVEKIAAISDIHGQFGIFKTLLINNKVVDQQLYWSYGRGHLIITGDIFDRGDTVTEALWLIYKLEQQALAAGGKLHYLLGNHEYMVLRDDQRYLHPKYLHTVTHFNNDLRQQYSEQSILGRWLRSKSTIIKVNDFVFLHGGIHQEFIDLNLSLEQANAAFRKTIGLSKEEVKANSTWRSLHSSNGPIWYRGYFRDQDLALAQVESILAKLNATQVIVGHTSMPTIETRFNGKVIAIDSSIKRGEKGELLLWENDKFSRGMLSGEQKPLQ
- a CDS encoding TonB-dependent receptor plug domain-containing protein, with product MRFASYSKINNQTLLTCSLLLAINSSFIHANENNDLFDLSLEQLINVEVSSASLTKEALSEAPVPVTVITANMIKQSGARNIKDLLLAYVPNMTHVEDQNEQNIAARGVFTSSQQKILFLIDGHRLNSRSYSMASPDYAISLDKIKQIEVLRGPSSSIYGNVALTATVNIILKSGRELSQSKLAITAGNQGHKQASLTFGKSEAHWDLLAWAQYFSAQGSNKNIAPKANYSPQPREDGFARIGAFEDNASYDIGAKLTYQNWHFFANTRSAHYIEPFSAGGISGEAYNYNTIRKHAGTGPGLGYKASHLNISHIDTLADWQWHQEMYFDENEIDSVVVTSPAIDQAASVGWQEYSSGLLTHLSKRIDKFDYLFGMQFDHMRVTDSHFAVTLRGSDYVSADQQVPLINTGSESIYSAFAQVKYSFSQHWLANIGARFDQKSRAGSDNINDLSPRLAIIYQGEDGYNFKASYATSFVDATYWNRFSTLNSFRGAQTLKPEKLSSLQFTPSIKLAEHQFYGAVNLFYNQLDDFIFRDNNAGVDEPNYSNAGELTTWGIELESRLSKRNMTWHATVGYQAVIDSERFATTGDEINNVPSLTANLITSWQVNDNADASLTVRFISEQQLPIHIISNGQEIIDPYPDEGVSFNEPDNTVDDVILIDTAINYKVFDNFSISLTAHNLLDADYQQGGTTLHPYPQAGRNVRATLSYLF
- a CDS encoding outer membrane protein assembly factor BamB family protein, giving the protein MNYLILGMSGYVIAINKEDGNEVWRTKLKSSSITVVSSDHNRVYAASSGHLFCLDKATGEQVWTNPLKGLGYGTCIIDVGSQNASFANSAVSGTVAETAAVTATTAAAIAVSGSASAGDGG